Within the Metasolibacillus fluoroglycofenilyticus genome, the region TTTTAGAAGTACACCGTTCAAAGCAAGTGTATCCGCATCATATAATCCTTGTTCTTTTAGTTGCTCAAAGGTAGCATCCATTACTTCAACTTTGTATTTTTTCTTAAAATAACTTAAAATTGCTTCTTTATCACTTTCACCCACTTCATCAAAGTTGCTCATATCAATCGCTATATATTTTATCGCATCGCTTAATGCTGCATCGTGCTCCATAATGGTGTCCAGTGCAATGCTATATATTTCTGCTAGATGCTCTATTGGCTTTACCTCATTGCTACAAGCAGAAAGAAATAATGTTAGGGCAAACAAAATGCTACAATATTTTAACTTCAACTCCCCCTCTTTTTTGTTATAATTTCCCCTATTTCAATATAAATGATAACTCATTACAATCAGCTCGCCCTTTTCCCCCATTTTTCGGACACCTTCATCAACAAAGCCACATTTTTTGTACAGTTCCTGTGCCGGTATATTTTTAAGATTAACAGCTAATACGATTTCATTTACTTCACCAAAGTTCTTTTTAATAAATTCAGGTAAAAGTATTAATGCATTTTTCGCATAGCCTTTTCCTTGGTGGCGGAAATCAGTTGAAAATGCCCTGACTAATATTGCATGATGATTATTGGAATAGGGTTTTACGCCTTCATTT harbors:
- a CDS encoding peptide ABC transporter substrate-binding protein, producing the protein MKLKYCSILFALTLFLSACSNEVKPIEHLAEIYSIALDTIMEHDAALSDAIKYIAIDMSNFDEVGESDKEAILSYFKKKYKVEVMDATFEQLKEQGLYDADTLALNGVLLKIEKVDFKANNEILFEGSKYRSGLGAVGIKLTVHYKDNKWLFKDVKMIWIS
- a CDS encoding GNAT family N-acetyltransferase; protein product: MQLYFYEDRFKNNIDHYELTEEQLHYTSHPKECIKLSNEDSDRYSILAIEDKELVTFFDLHKNEGVKPYSNNHHAILVRAFSTDFRHQGKGYAKNALILLPEFIKKNFGEVNEIVLAVNLKNIPAQELYKKCGFVDEGVRKMGEKGELIVMSYHLY